A genomic region of Zalophus californianus isolate mZalCal1 chromosome 1, mZalCal1.pri.v2, whole genome shotgun sequence contains the following coding sequences:
- the CPNE9 gene encoding copine-9 isoform X3 — MYTTLTPKPTSPNRRGVPGKKCGTILLTAEELSNCRDIATMQLCANKLDKKDFFGKSDPFLVFYRSNEDGTFTICHKTEVVKNTLNPVWQPFSIPVRALCNGDYDRTVKIDVYDWDRDGSHDFIGEFTTSYRELSKAQNQFTVYEVLNPRKKCKKKKYVNSGTVTLLSFSVDSEFTFVDYIKGGTQLNFTVAIDFTASNGNPLQPTSLHYMSPYQLSAYAMALKAVGEIIQDYDSDKLFPAYGFGAKLPPEGRISHQFPLNNNDEDPNCAGIEGVLESYFQSLRTVQLYGPTYFAPVINQVARAAAKISDGSQYYVLLIITDGVISDMTQTKEAIVSASSLPMSIIIVGVGPAMFEAMEELDGDDVRVSSRGRYAERDIVQFVPFRDYVDRSGNQVLSMARLAKDVLAEIPEQLLSYMRTRDIQPRPPPPANSRPTPAPEQP; from the exons GGGTGTGCCAGGCAAGAAGTGTGGGACCATACTGCTGACTGCAGAGGAGCTTAGCAATTGTCGG GACATTGCCACCATGCAACTTTGTGCAAACAAGCTGGACAAGAAGGATTTCTTTGGGAAGTCAGACCCCTTCCTTGTGTTCTATAGGAGCAATGAGGATGGCAC GTTCACCATCTGCCACAAGACGGAGGTTGTGAAAAACACGCTGAATCCTGTGTGGCAACCCTTCAGCATCCCTGTGCGGGCATTGTGCAATGGAGACTATGACAG AACAGTGAAGATTGATGTGTACGACTGGGACCGGGATGGAAG CCATGACTTCATCGGTGAGTTCACCACCAGCTACCGGGAGCTGAGCAAGGCCCAGAACCAGTTCACAGTGTATGAG GTACTTAACCCTCGGAAGAAATGTAAGAAGAAGAAATATGTCAATTCAGGAACT GTGACGCTGCTCTCCTTTTCTGTGGACTCTGAATTCACTTTTGTTGATTACATCAAGGGAGG GACACAGCTGAACTTCACAGTAGCCATTGACTTCACAGCTTCTAATG GGAATCCTCTGCAGCCCACCTCCCTGCACTACATGAGTCCCTACCAACTCAGCGCCTATGCCATGGCCCTCAAGGCAGTGGGAGAAATCATCCAGGACTATGACAGTGACAAGCTCTTTCCAGCCTATGGCTTTGGGGCCAAACTGCCTCCAGAGGGACGGATCTCCCACCAGTTCCCCCTG AACAACAACGATGAGGATCCCAACTGTGCGGGCATTGAAGGTGTTTTGGAGAGCTACTTTCAGAGCCTGCGCACAGTGCAGCTCTATGGGCCCACCTACTTTGCTCCTGTCATCAACCAGGTGGCCAG GGCTGCTGCCAAAATCTCTGATGGTTCCCAGTACTACGTTCTGCTCATCATCACTGATGGGGTAATCTCTGACATGACGCAGACCAAGGAGGCCATTGTCAGT GCCTCCTCACTGCCCATGTCTATCATTATTGTCGGTGTGGGACCAGCCATGTTTGAAG CAATGGAAGAACTGGATGGTGATGACGTGCGCGTGTCCTCTAGGGGACGCTATGCAGAACGGGACATCGTTCAG TTCGTCCCATTCCGAGACTATGTTGACCGGTCAGGAAACCAGGTGCTGAGTATGGCCCGACTAGCCAAGGACGTGCTGGCTGAGATCCCAGAGCAGCTGCTGTCCTACATGCGCACCAGGGATATCCAACCtcgccccccacctcctgccaacTCCAGGCCAACCCCAGCTCCAGAACAGCCCTGA